One segment of Deinococcus misasensis DSM 22328 DNA contains the following:
- a CDS encoding SDR family oxidoreductase, translating to MKHQNALVTGASKGIGYSVAQTLLKAGLNVTITARNAEELQAAAASLGHPEKVLAVPADARDAQQLQDAVQAHLEKFGALDVVVANAGVGVFKPVQDLSIEDWHKVIDTNLTGVFYTLKASVEALSKTQGYFITISSLAGKNPFAGGAAYNASKFGLNGFTEAAMLDLRALGIKATQIMPGSVATHFNNHTPNAQDSWKIQPEDIAQIVQDLLEMPERTLPSRVEVRPSQPKKG from the coding sequence ATGAAACACCAGAATGCACTTGTCACCGGAGCATCCAAAGGCATTGGATACAGTGTTGCACAAACCCTTCTCAAAGCCGGACTGAACGTCACCATCACGGCACGCAATGCAGAAGAACTGCAAGCCGCAGCCGCCTCTCTGGGCCATCCCGAGAAAGTGCTGGCCGTGCCTGCCGATGCCAGAGACGCCCAGCAACTCCAAGACGCCGTGCAGGCCCATCTGGAAAAATTTGGGGCTCTGGATGTGGTGGTCGCCAACGCCGGTGTGGGCGTGTTCAAACCCGTGCAGGACCTGAGCATCGAAGACTGGCACAAGGTCATTGACACCAACCTGACCGGGGTGTTTTACACCCTGAAAGCCAGCGTGGAGGCCCTGAGCAAAACACAGGGGTACTTCATCACCATTTCCAGCCTGGCAGGGAAAAATCCTTTTGCAGGTGGGGCTGCGTACAACGCCAGCAAATTTGGTCTGAACGGGTTCACCGAAGCGGCCATGCTGGACTTGCGGGCTCTGGGCATCAAAGCCACCCAGATCATGCCCGGAAGTGTGGCCACCCACTTCAACAACCACACCCCCAACGCACAGGACAGTTGGAAAATCCAACCCGAGGACATCGCCCAGATCGTGCAAGACCTGCTGGAGATGCCCGAGCGCACCCTGCCTTCACGGGTAGAGGTCAGACCCAGCCAGCCCAAGAAAGGCTGA
- the pta gene encoding phosphate acetyltransferase encodes MKTIFVAPVGQQVGLSTTALGLVRALQRASLKVGFCKPIAQDHASLDRSVHFAKENCNLHAPAPINLDRAEMFLGQHQEDALMEEVVSVFQKAAEGADVVVVEGLAITGKNPYAHQLNVSMARNLGADTVLVATLAGNPTFELADQLEITAHDFASSSRQALAGYVLNFALPDTDVMKLMHDLRTHSELLEHLPLLGIIHRNAELASPRTWDVAQHLHARILNQGHMKMRRVRANMVSARSVNRIVDLFKPGTLVVVPGDREDVIMATSLASLNGIPLAGMLITCGEMPDESILRLCRPALNSDLPVMLVDSNSYHTSNLLNQMDPQVPLDDLERMEQVLDFVADRLDTGHLKQNIHITHERKMPPPAFRYELIQKARAARKRIVLPEGDEPRTVRAAVLCHEKGIAECILLAKPETVHQVAEAQGLHVPDSLKIVDPASVRGRYVAPLVELRKHKGLTESMAEQQLEDNVVLGTMMLALGEVDGLVSGAVHTTANTIRPALQLIKTAPSARIVSSVFFMLMPEQVLVYGDCAVNPNPTAEELADIAIQSADSAAAFGITPRVAMISYSTGTSGAGDDVEKVRHATEIAKSKRPDLVIDGPMQYDAASVASVGAQKAPGSPVAGKATVFIFPDLNTGNTTYKAVQRSANVVSVGPMLQGLRKPVNDLSRGALVDDIVYTIALTAIQSTQVQ; translated from the coding sequence ATGAAAACCATTTTTGTGGCCCCAGTTGGGCAACAGGTGGGCCTGTCCACCACTGCTCTGGGTCTGGTGCGGGCTTTGCAACGGGCGTCTCTGAAGGTGGGTTTTTGCAAACCCATCGCGCAGGACCACGCCAGTCTGGACCGCAGCGTGCACTTCGCCAAAGAGAACTGCAACCTGCACGCCCCGGCTCCCATCAATCTAGACCGGGCCGAGATGTTCCTCGGGCAACATCAGGAAGATGCCCTGATGGAAGAAGTGGTCAGCGTGTTTCAGAAAGCCGCTGAAGGGGCAGATGTGGTGGTGGTGGAGGGTCTGGCCATCACAGGCAAAAACCCTTACGCCCACCAACTGAATGTGTCCATGGCCCGCAACCTCGGGGCCGACACCGTGCTGGTGGCCACTCTGGCAGGCAATCCCACTTTTGAACTGGCCGACCAGCTGGAAATCACCGCCCACGATTTTGCCAGTTCAAGCAGGCAAGCTCTGGCCGGGTACGTGCTGAACTTTGCCCTTCCAGACACCGACGTGATGAAACTGATGCACGACCTGCGCACCCATTCCGAGCTGCTGGAACACCTGCCTTTGCTGGGCATCATCCACCGCAATGCAGAACTGGCTTCCCCGAGAACCTGGGATGTGGCGCAGCACCTGCATGCCCGGATCCTCAATCAGGGGCACATGAAAATGCGGCGGGTTCGGGCCAACATGGTTTCGGCCCGTTCGGTGAACCGCATTGTGGATTTGTTCAAGCCCGGTACGCTGGTGGTGGTGCCCGGCGACCGTGAAGACGTGATCATGGCCACCAGTCTGGCCAGTTTGAACGGGATTCCTCTGGCTGGCATGCTGATCACCTGCGGAGAGATGCCCGATGAAAGCATCCTGCGCCTGTGCCGTCCGGCCCTGAATTCGGATTTGCCGGTGATGCTGGTGGATTCCAACAGCTACCACACCTCCAATTTGCTGAACCAGATGGACCCTCAAGTGCCTCTGGACGATCTGGAACGCATGGAGCAGGTGCTGGATTTTGTGGCCGACCGTCTGGACACCGGCCACCTCAAGCAGAACATCCACATCACCCATGAACGCAAAATGCCTCCTCCAGCTTTCCGGTACGAACTGATCCAGAAAGCCAGAGCTGCCCGCAAACGCATTGTCTTGCCCGAGGGGGACGAACCCCGCACCGTCCGGGCTGCAGTGCTGTGCCACGAGAAAGGCATTGCCGAGTGCATTTTGCTGGCGAAACCTGAAACAGTCCATCAGGTTGCAGAAGCACAAGGTTTGCACGTTCCAGACAGCCTGAAAATTGTGGATCCTGCCAGTGTGCGTGGTCGGTATGTGGCCCCTCTGGTGGAACTCCGCAAGCACAAGGGCCTCACCGAGTCCATGGCCGAGCAGCAACTGGAAGACAACGTGGTGCTGGGCACCATGATGCTGGCTCTGGGTGAGGTGGATGGTCTGGTGAGTGGAGCCGTGCACACCACCGCCAACACCATCCGTCCGGCCCTGCAACTGATCAAGACCGCCCCGAGTGCCCGCATCGTGTCCAGTGTGTTTTTCATGCTGATGCCCGAACAGGTGCTGGTGTATGGGGATTGCGCTGTGAACCCCAACCCGACCGCTGAAGAACTGGCAGACATTGCCATCCAGTCTGCAGATTCGGCGGCGGCTTTTGGCATCACCCCGAGGGTCGCCATGATCAGTTACTCGACGGGAACCTCCGGGGCTGGAGACGATGTGGAGAAAGTCCGTCATGCCACGGAAATCGCCAAATCCAAGCGTCCAGATCTGGTGATCGATGGACCCATGCAATACGACGCTGCGAGTGTGGCGAGTGTGGGTGCACAAAAAGCACCGGGAAGCCCGGTTGCAGGCAAAGCCACCGTGTTCATTTTCCCTGATCTGAACACCGGAAACACCACCTACAAGGCCGTTCAGCGCAGTGCCAACGTGGTCAGTGTGGGTCCGATGTTGCAGGGTCTGCGCAAGCCCGTCAATGACCTTTCCAGAGGGGCTCTGGTCGATGACATCGTCTATACCATTGCCTTAACTGCGATCCAGTCCACACAGGTGCAGTAA
- a CDS encoding SRPBCC family protein, whose amino-acid sequence MTKYTHTERLNCDPSALWQVITDVAHWSMWDPEVESAQLEGLFRLGTKGTIKHKNGASSKFSVLMCDVGQSYIISTTLALGVEMLTKRTWEKQGNDLLFTTEITLIGPMAPIFMRMRKDGLSHNIPAGMQAIKTMVEPKVKENLGFAGDSKRGTAY is encoded by the coding sequence ATGACCAAATACACGCACACCGAGCGGTTGAACTGTGATCCCAGCGCCCTCTGGCAGGTCATCACCGACGTTGCCCACTGGAGCATGTGGGATCCCGAGGTGGAGAGCGCACAACTCGAAGGCCTTTTCAGACTTGGCACAAAAGGAACGATCAAACACAAAAATGGCGCCTCAAGCAAGTTTTCTGTGTTGATGTGTGATGTTGGACAGAGCTACATCATCTCCACGACCCTTGCTCTGGGGGTGGAGATGCTGACCAAACGCACCTGGGAAAAACAGGGCAATGACCTGCTGTTCACCACCGAAATCACCCTGATCGGACCGATGGCCCCCATCTTCATGCGCATGCGCAAGGACGGCCTGAGCCACAACATCCCTGCAGGGATGCAAGCCATCAAAACCATGGTGGAGCCCAAAGTCAAAGAGAACCTTGGCTTTGCTGGAGACAGCAAACGCGGCACAGCCTACTGA
- the rpiA gene encoding ribose 5-phosphate isomerase A, whose amino-acid sequence MSLEALKEQAAIKAVGYIQSGMRVGLGTGSTAKYAILELARKLREGELSDIVTVATSIESERLARENGITVLDLDPTPLDVAIDGADEISPELNLIKGLGAALLREKVVEIQAKTFIVIADHTKLVSHLGQKAPVPVEVVQFGVQSTLKRLEQYGNPKLREKNGELLVTDNGNFIADLWFENPDPVTLERNLKGTLGVVETGFFLGMASRAIVAHQDRVEEIFLQKAEG is encoded by the coding sequence ATGAGCCTTGAGGCCCTCAAAGAGCAGGCCGCCATCAAGGCCGTCGGTTACATCCAGAGCGGCATGCGGGTGGGCTTGGGAACGGGTTCCACAGCCAAATACGCCATTCTGGAACTGGCCCGCAAACTCCGTGAAGGGGAACTCTCAGACATCGTGACCGTGGCGACCAGCATTGAAAGCGAACGCCTTGCCCGTGAGAACGGCATCACCGTGCTTGACCTTGATCCCACCCCTCTGGACGTTGCCATTGACGGTGCAGACGAGATTTCCCCAGAGTTGAACCTGATCAAAGGCCTCGGGGCTGCCCTGCTGCGCGAAAAAGTGGTGGAAATTCAGGCCAAAACCTTCATCGTGATTGCCGATCACACCAAACTGGTGTCCCACTTGGGCCAGAAAGCACCCGTTCCCGTCGAGGTGGTCCAGTTTGGGGTCCAGAGCACCCTGAAACGCCTTGAGCAGTACGGCAACCCCAAACTGCGAGAGAAAAACGGCGAATTGCTGGTCACCGACAACGGCAACTTCATTGCAGACCTCTGGTTTGAGAATCCCGATCCAGTCACGCTGGAGCGCAACCTCAAAGGCACCCTCGGGGTGGTGGAAACCGGATTTTTTCTGGGCATGGCGTCCAGAGCGATTGTGGCCCATCAGGACCGGGTGGAGGAGATTTTTTTGCAGAAGGCTGAAGGCTGA
- a CDS encoding beta-mannosidase, whose product MQRQSLNGTWQFRQVGSTEWMPATVPGGVHTDLLALGKIPDPFVGTHEKDVAWVAETNWEYRFSFIASKPEAGSRSFLVFEGLDTLAEVTLNSQKLLDADNMFRTYRLDVSDLLQGKNALHVLFKAPMPFVREAKATRPGVFESATLRKAPSHFGWDWGPVLPTIGVWKKVMLETHQQARLDDVHIQQNHQDGQVQLHLKVQVEQWGTLPLQTKVKVLDPQGQLEHEGSALVGADGTVHLSFPTAKPELWWPNGYGAQPLYTLETELVSGKTMLDQRTQKVGLRTIEVKQIPDAYGRSFTFFVNGIEVFCKGSNWIPADSFPTRITASQERNLLESAVASHQNMIRVWGGGYYESDSFYDLCDELGLLVWQDLIFACNIYPVHEEAFLNSVKLELQDNLKRLRNRTCIALWCGDNEQEMGWEWWGWDTPERTHLKEAYKQFIYRLLPEWVGQEDPTRLFWPSSPSSHLPIVQANGADQGDMHYWDVWHKGAPFSAYRTQFPRFMSEFGFQSLPPMKTIDTFAGPEDHNITSEVMEHHQKSHIGNGLIVKQMLEHFKLPTSFAKLVYLSMVLQAEGVRYGVEHWRRNRHRVSGTLYWQLNDCWPVASWASLDHYGRWKALHYAAKRFYAPLLLSLEDHPDRIDLHVTSDRVQDQTIEVRWSFETLSGEALSRGSLKTTALALKDTLVHSLPLQGEAGKTVLVVELWQNELLQTQVMPFSLDKHMKYDRPQIVAEVKTEGSTAELTLTSQTLARFVELDFKHADVVFSDNYLDLPAHRPRVITFALPEGWTRKDVQRNLSIQTLFGSYQLDEFPQKTLS is encoded by the coding sequence ATGCAACGTCAAAGCTTGAATGGCACATGGCAGTTTCGTCAGGTGGGCAGCACAGAATGGATGCCCGCCACCGTTCCCGGAGGGGTCCACACCGACCTGCTCGCTCTGGGCAAAATTCCCGATCCCTTTGTGGGCACCCACGAGAAAGATGTGGCGTGGGTTGCAGAAACCAACTGGGAATACCGTTTTTCTTTTATTGCCAGCAAACCCGAGGCAGGAAGCCGCTCTTTTCTGGTCTTTGAAGGGCTGGACACCCTCGCAGAAGTGACCCTGAACAGCCAGAAACTGCTGGACGCAGACAACATGTTCCGCACCTACCGGCTGGATGTCTCGGATCTGCTTCAAGGCAAAAATGCTTTGCATGTGCTGTTCAAGGCACCCATGCCCTTTGTGCGAGAGGCCAAAGCCACCAGACCCGGCGTCTTTGAAAGCGCCACCCTGCGCAAAGCCCCGAGCCACTTCGGCTGGGACTGGGGTCCGGTGCTGCCCACCATCGGGGTCTGGAAAAAGGTGATGCTCGAAACCCACCAGCAAGCCCGACTGGACGATGTGCACATCCAGCAAAACCATCAGGACGGTCAGGTTCAGTTGCATCTGAAAGTGCAAGTGGAGCAGTGGGGCACCCTTCCCCTCCAAACCAAGGTCAAGGTGCTGGATCCACAGGGACAACTTGAACATGAAGGGTCGGCTCTGGTGGGCGCAGATGGCACCGTGCACCTCAGTTTCCCCACCGCCAAACCAGAGCTCTGGTGGCCCAATGGGTATGGTGCACAGCCCCTGTACACCCTTGAAACCGAACTGGTCTCTGGAAAAACCATGCTGGATCAGCGAACCCAGAAAGTCGGCCTGAGGACCATTGAAGTCAAGCAAATTCCAGATGCCTACGGCCGCTCTTTCACCTTCTTTGTGAACGGCATCGAAGTGTTCTGCAAAGGCAGCAACTGGATTCCCGCAGATTCTTTTCCCACCCGCATCACCGCCAGTCAGGAACGCAACCTACTGGAATCTGCAGTGGCCTCCCACCAGAACATGATCCGTGTCTGGGGAGGAGGGTACTACGAGTCAGACAGTTTTTATGACCTCTGTGATGAACTGGGCCTCTTGGTCTGGCAGGATTTGATTTTCGCCTGCAACATCTACCCTGTCCATGAAGAAGCCTTCCTGAACAGCGTCAAACTGGAACTGCAAGACAACCTGAAACGCCTCAGGAACCGCACCTGCATTGCCCTCTGGTGCGGAGACAACGAGCAGGAAATGGGCTGGGAATGGTGGGGATGGGACACCCCCGAGCGCACCCACCTGAAAGAAGCATACAAGCAGTTCATTTACCGCCTTTTGCCCGAGTGGGTGGGTCAGGAAGACCCCACACGCCTGTTCTGGCCCTCCTCCCCTTCCAGTCACCTGCCCATTGTGCAAGCCAACGGAGCAGATCAGGGCGACATGCACTACTGGGATGTCTGGCACAAAGGGGCTCCATTTTCAGCGTACCGCACACAGTTTCCACGCTTCATGTCCGAGTTTGGCTTTCAGTCTTTGCCCCCCATGAAAACCATTGACACCTTTGCAGGGCCAGAAGACCACAACATCACCTCAGAAGTGATGGAACACCACCAGAAAAGCCACATCGGCAACGGTCTGATTGTGAAGCAAATGCTGGAGCACTTCAAATTGCCCACCTCCTTTGCCAAACTGGTGTACCTCAGCATGGTCTTGCAGGCCGAAGGGGTGCGTTACGGGGTGGAGCACTGGAGGCGCAACCGCCACCGGGTTTCCGGCACCCTGTACTGGCAACTGAACGACTGCTGGCCGGTGGCCTCATGGGCCAGTCTGGACCATTACGGACGCTGGAAAGCCCTGCACTACGCTGCCAAACGCTTTTACGCTCCACTGCTGCTTTCTCTGGAAGACCATCCAGACCGCATTGATCTGCACGTCACTTCGGACCGGGTGCAGGACCAGACCATCGAAGTGCGCTGGAGTTTTGAAACCCTTTCCGGCGAAGCCCTCTCCAGAGGCAGCCTGAAAACCACCGCTCTGGCCCTGAAAGACACACTGGTTCACAGCCTTCCTTTGCAAGGTGAAGCTGGAAAAACCGTGCTGGTGGTGGAACTCTGGCAAAACGAACTGCTGCAAACGCAGGTGATGCCCTTCAGCCTCGACAAGCACATGAAATATGACCGCCCCCAGATCGTTGCAGAGGTCAAAACCGAAGGCAGCACTGCAGAACTGACCCTCACCTCACAGACCTTGGCCCGCTTTGTGGAACTGGATTTCAAGCATGCCGATGTGGTCTTCTCAGACAACTATCTGGACCTGCCCGCCCACCGTCCCAGAGTGATCACCTTCGCATTGCCCGAAGGCTGGACCCGCAAAGACGTGCAGCGCAACCTCTCGATTCAGACGCTGTTTGGGTCTTATCAGTTGGATGAATTCCCTCAGAAAACCCTGTCTTGA
- a CDS encoding acetate kinase, which yields MRDTLVINCGSSSLKFALIRSATQETLASGLAEKLFEPEPVLTVKHAGAKETVKLSGQGHSIAMQGILDALNTRGLLSEVANVGHRVVHGGEFFKSATVINEKVLEAIEQCIPLAPLHNPANLLGIQSAMEAFPDLPHVAVFDTAFHQTMPEHAYRYAVPSSLYREHGVRRYGFHGTSHQYVTGRAAELLGKPLADTCLISAHLGNGCSITAVKGGKSVDTSMGMTPLEGLVMGTRSGDIDPNLHQFMAQALNLNVDQVTDLLNKKSGLLGLSERSNDMRELEEARQAGHAGATLAIEVFCYRLARYVAAMAVPLGRIDALIFTGGIGENSRFVRENTLRHLGIFGFELDAERNQSMVGGPSGQITTDRGPVALVVGTNEELMIALQTEKVLS from the coding sequence ATGCGCGACACTCTGGTCATCAACTGTGGAAGTTCTTCTTTAAAATTCGCCTTGATTCGCAGTGCGACTCAGGAAACGCTGGCCAGTGGTCTGGCCGAAAAACTCTTTGAACCCGAGCCCGTCTTGACCGTGAAACATGCAGGTGCAAAAGAAACGGTCAAGCTCTCGGGTCAGGGACACAGCATTGCCATGCAGGGCATTCTGGACGCTTTAAACACCAGAGGTTTGCTCTCGGAGGTGGCCAATGTGGGGCACCGGGTGGTGCACGGTGGAGAATTCTTCAAATCCGCCACCGTGATCAATGAAAAGGTGCTGGAGGCCATCGAGCAGTGCATTCCTCTGGCACCCCTCCACAACCCGGCCAACCTGCTGGGCATCCAGAGCGCCATGGAAGCCTTTCCGGACCTGCCCCATGTGGCGGTCTTTGACACGGCCTTCCACCAGACCATGCCCGAGCACGCTTACCGTTATGCAGTGCCTTCCAGCCTGTACCGCGAACATGGGGTCCGTCGTTACGGGTTTCACGGCACCAGTCACCAGTACGTGACCGGACGTGCCGCTGAACTGCTGGGCAAACCTCTGGCAGACACCTGCCTGATCAGTGCCCATCTGGGCAACGGATGCTCGATCACTGCCGTCAAAGGTGGGAAAAGCGTGGACACCAGCATGGGCATGACCCCTCTGGAAGGTCTGGTGATGGGCACCCGTTCTGGAGACATCGATCCCAATTTGCACCAGTTCATGGCGCAGGCTTTGAACCTCAATGTGGATCAGGTGACCGACCTCCTCAACAAAAAGAGCGGTCTGCTGGGCCTGAGTGAACGGTCCAACGACATGCGGGAACTCGAAGAGGCCCGTCAGGCAGGACATGCTGGTGCAACACTGGCCATTGAGGTGTTCTGTTACCGTCTGGCCCGCTATGTGGCAGCCATGGCGGTTCCACTGGGCCGCATCGATGCCCTGATTTTCACAGGAGGCATCGGAGAAAACAGTCGTTTTGTGAGGGAAAACACCCTCCGCCATCTGGGCATTTTTGGCTTTGAACTGGATGCAGAACGCAACCAGAGCATGGTCGGGGGCCCGTCCGGCCAGATCACCACAGACCGTGGACCTGTGGCTCTGGTGGTGGGCACCAACGAAGAGCTGATGATCGCCCTGCAAACAGAAAAGGTGCTGTCATGA
- a CDS encoding glycoside hydrolase family 43 protein, with amino-acid sequence MKNPMFKTQVTLLLWSGLLMGCSSGPSSLPEVKPQAQLSIQNADPSVIRVGSTYHSVESDGKLIFVRSASSVAGLASATRQQVWSNPNNIPEIWAPEIIKDGTTHYIYFAGGAGANHRMYFIQSQNPTSGYSAATQMALPGNQWAIDGVPFKYNNQWWFVWSGWERTFAAGEQQEQTLYLARMTNPTTVTGNRFVISQPRESWERVDGWHPSWVNEGPQPIMDPSGQLHIVYSANGSWDVNYCLADLRLRAGGDPSYVWDWYKSNGCLFSSNAPMMAGWDPTLYAKGVGHHSFVLLNGDINTSPPAGSSFPLAYHGVPKNSFPSNFWAGRFWYSGSFMWWGNTTYTRGSASNTGWSLKFFE; translated from the coding sequence AGCTTTCCATTCAGAATGCCGACCCGAGCGTGATCCGGGTGGGCAGCACCTACCACTCTGTGGAGTCCGATGGCAAACTGATTTTTGTGCGTTCAGCCAGTTCGGTTGCAGGTCTGGCAAGTGCCACAAGACAACAGGTCTGGAGCAACCCCAACAACATCCCCGAGATCTGGGCCCCTGAGATCATCAAGGATGGGACCACCCACTACATTTACTTTGCAGGAGGCGCTGGGGCAAACCACCGGATGTATTTCATCCAGTCGCAAAACCCCACCTCGGGGTATTCAGCAGCCACCCAGATGGCGTTGCCGGGCAACCAGTGGGCCATTGATGGGGTTCCGTTCAAATACAACAACCAGTGGTGGTTTGTGTGGTCCGGCTGGGAGAGAACTTTTGCTGCCGGAGAACAACAGGAACAGACCCTGTATCTGGCCAGAATGACCAATCCCACCACCGTGACCGGAAACCGTTTCGTGATTTCCCAGCCCAGAGAAAGCTGGGAGAGGGTGGATGGCTGGCACCCCTCGTGGGTCAATGAAGGACCTCAGCCCATCATGGATCCTTCAGGCCAACTGCACATCGTGTACTCTGCCAACGGAAGCTGGGATGTGAACTACTGTCTTGCAGACCTGCGTTTGCGTGCCGGAGGGGATCCCTCTTACGTGTGGGACTGGTACAAATCCAATGGCTGCCTGTTTTCCAGCAATGCGCCGATGATGGCCGGATGGGACCCCACCCTGTATGCCAAAGGGGTTGGACACCACTCGTTTGTGCTGCTCAATGGAGACATCAACACCAGCCCACCCGCAGGCAGCAGTTTTCCTCTGGCCTACCACGGGGTGCCCAAAAACAGCTTCCCGAGCAACTTCTGGGCCGGGCGGTTCTGGTACTCGGGCAGCTTCATGTGGTGGGGCAACACCACCTACACCCGGGGTTCTGCCAGCAACACCGGATGGAGCCTGAAGTTCTTCGAGTGA
- a CDS encoding MBL fold metallo-hydrolase: MWLKQLKIGDMRVTSLTDGKFRLDGGAMFGTVPKVLWTKLTPSDDLNRIALRINPLLVQTSGKNILIETGMWEGDEKFQSMFSLERDSTIFEGLRQLGLDRTDIHLVINTHLHFDHAGRNVLEGKPAFPNARYLVQKQELHDAHHRHERNRASYYTEQYVAPIEEAGLFDVLDGDTEILNGIKVVQIPGHNLGQQAVVLESEGQMLVYTADLLPTLVHAPYPYVMGYDLYPVTTLETRKRFFPEWFEKGAILAPPHDPEYAFGRLEMHPKSGFLAKPL, encoded by the coding sequence ATGTGGCTCAAACAACTGAAAATCGGTGACATGCGGGTCACCTCCTTGACCGATGGCAAATTCAGACTGGATGGCGGTGCCATGTTCGGCACGGTTCCCAAGGTGCTCTGGACCAAACTGACCCCCTCCGATGACCTGAACCGCATTGCCCTGAGGATCAACCCTTTGCTGGTTCAGACCTCAGGAAAAAACATCCTGATTGAAACCGGCATGTGGGAAGGGGACGAAAAATTCCAGAGCATGTTCAGTCTGGAACGGGACAGCACCATCTTCGAAGGTTTGAGGCAGCTGGGCTTGGACCGCACGGACATCCATCTGGTCATCAACACCCACCTGCATTTTGACCATGCTGGACGCAATGTGCTGGAAGGCAAACCTGCGTTTCCAAACGCCAGATACCTTGTGCAAAAACAGGAGTTGCACGATGCCCACCACCGCCATGAACGCAACCGCGCCTCTTATTACACCGAGCAGTACGTGGCCCCCATCGAAGAGGCAGGTTTGTTTGATGTGCTGGATGGAGACACCGAAATCCTGAACGGCATCAAGGTGGTGCAAATTCCCGGGCACAACCTTGGGCAACAGGCGGTGGTGCTGGAATCCGAAGGCCAAATGCTGGTTTACACGGCAGATTTGCTGCCCACTCTGGTCCACGCCCCGTACCCTTATGTGATGGGTTATGACCTGTACCCGGTGACCACTCTGGAAACCCGCAAGCGCTTTTTCCCCGAGTGGTTTGAAAAAGGGGCCATTCTCGCTCCTCCGCATGACCCTGAGTACGCTTTTGGACGGCTGGAAATGCATCCCAAAAGTGGATTTCTGGCAAAGCCCCTTTGA
- a CDS encoding peroxiredoxin, with protein sequence MTKLEAQQPMPEFALQDQAGKTHKLTDYRGKYVVLYVYPKDDTPGCTKEACDFRDNLELKNLGVQVLGLSKDDQDSHAAFAEKFSLPFPLLSDLSGEYITSIGAWGTKNMYGNISEGIKRTTFVIDPEGNVVKAWYAVKVDGHAESVLKTIQKDMEKKSK encoded by the coding sequence GTGACAAAACTTGAAGCCCAACAGCCCATGCCGGAATTTGCATTGCAGGACCAAGCGGGAAAAACCCACAAACTGACCGATTACCGGGGCAAGTATGTGGTGCTCTATGTGTACCCCAAAGACGACACCCCCGGATGCACCAAAGAAGCCTGTGATTTCCGGGACAACCTTGAACTGAAAAACCTCGGGGTGCAGGTGCTGGGCCTGAGCAAAGACGATCAGGACAGCCACGCAGCCTTTGCAGAGAAATTCAGCCTGCCTTTCCCCCTGCTCTCTGACCTCTCTGGCGAATACATCACCAGCATTGGGGCTTGGGGCACCAAGAACATGTATGGCAACATTTCTGAAGGCATCAAACGCACCACCTTTGTGATTGACCCCGAGGGGAACGTCGTTAAGGCGTGGTATGCCGTCAAGGTGGATGGGCATGCCGAGAGCGTTCTGAAGACCATCCAGAAAGACATGGAGAAGAAATCCAAATGA